Proteins found in one Mustela lutreola isolate mMusLut2 chromosome 12, mMusLut2.pri, whole genome shotgun sequence genomic segment:
- the TMEM141 gene encoding transmembrane protein 141, translating to MVNLGLSRVDDAVAAKHPGLGEYAACQSKAFVKGIFSFVAGTGAAFGLQMFIRRKFLYPFQWHVLVAVVTGSVASYWVTRVESHRCSNLWLFLETGQLPEDRGADQHS from the exons ATGGTGAACCTGGGCCTGTCCCGGGTGGACGACGCCGTGGCCGCCAAGCACCCG GGACTGGGGGAGTACGCCGCGTGCCAGTCCAAGGCCTTCGTGAAGGGCATTTTCAGCTTTGTCGCAG GCACCGGCGCCGCCTTCGGCCTGCAGATGTTCATCCGGAGGAAGTTCCTGTACCCCTTCCAGTGGCATGTGCTGGTGGCCGTGG TCACAGGCTCGGTGGCCAGCTACTGGGTGACCCGAGTGGAGTCGCACAGATGCAGCAACCTCTGGCTCTTCCTGGAGACGGGGCAGCTCCCCGAAGACAGGGGTGCAG ATCAGCACAGCTAG
- the CCDC183 gene encoding coiled-coil domain-containing protein 183 — MKTRSEAEADEQIQELKTITRLQEQCRALQIQAVKEKTAKNKSTLALLRSGIRRGTQDWALAKKYDQRTISKACRKDVSMRLAHGRSTMEVAREKLRKYVFDRVNVHNVLIHLVRRRGQKLESMQLELASLRSQPAATKEELHLLQVIRQLENSIEKTMVKITTSQNIHLLYVGLLDYLKKELTGYPMELDKLQNLVDDYCSELSDMTVMSQDAMMITDEVKMNMRQGEATFIQERRARENRLNQQKKLIDKIHTKETNEKYRRGRRDLDFPSNLMGTETVKVRKRETSEADIKYQTDVTALVEKVKTAVQCSHLWDIAGRFLAQRNTEENLELQTEDCEGRRAKLEALMKKLEVEQAVLKFRETPASASFKSVEKKMKDMLREEEDRLRLAYASTTKSQKLLLTIQTGIDNLFIRLIGIALPTAQKEVALSDSLDMFGKLAYCEAKLLHLANRVQTLSITEEVDTKVRDTLETSTLKEKHNTRVSFEDLEDDMIETFQFADVDHSYVPSRAEIKRQAQRLLEGRLRAAKKRRK; from the exons ATGAAGACGCGCAGCGAGGCAGAGGCGGACGAGCAAATCCAGGAGCTGAAGACGATCACTCGGCTCCAGG AGCAATGCCGGGCACTGCAAATCCAAGCGGTAAAGGAGAAGACGGCCAAGAACAAAAGCACGCTGGCCCTCCTGCGCAGCGGCATCCGTCGCGGGACCCAAGACTGGGCTTTGGCCAAAAAG TACGACCAGCGGACCATTTCCAAGGCTTGCAGGAAGGACGTGTCCATGAGGCTGGCCCACGGCCGCTCCACCATGGAG GTGGCGCGGGAGAAGCTGCGGAAGTACGTGTTCGACCGCGTGAACGTACACAACGTGCTGATCCACCTGGTGCGGCGGCGGGGTCAGAAGCTGGAGAGCATGCAGCTGGAGCTGGCCAGCCTGAGGAGCCAGCCGGCCGCCACCAAGGAGGAGCTGCACCTGCTGcag GTCATCCGCCAGCTGGAGAACAGCATTGAAAAGACCATGGTCAAGATCACCACAAGTCAGAACATCCACCTGCTGTACGTGGGCCTGCTGGATTACCTGAAGAAA GAGCTGACCGGGTACCCCATGGAGCTGGACAAGCTGCAGAATCTGGTGGACGACTACTGCTCAGAGCTTTCAGACATGACAGTCATGTCCCAGGACGCTATGATGATTACAGATGAGGTCAAg ATGAACATGCGGCAAGGGGAGGCGACTTTCATCCAGGAACGCAGGGCTCGCGAGAACCGGCTCAATCAGCAGAAAAAGCTGATCGACAAGATCCACACGAAGGAGACCAACGAGAAGTACCGCCGG GGCCGGCGGGACCTGGACTTCCCCTCCAATCTGATGGGTACAGAGACCGTGAAAG taagaaaaagagagacctCCGAGGCAGACATCAAGTACCAGACAGATGTGACCGCTTTGGTGGAGAAAGTGAAGACGGCGGTGCAGTGCTCCCACCTCTGG GACATCGCTGGCCGGTTCCTGGCTCAGAGGAACACCGAGGAGAACCTGGAGCTGCAGACGGAGGACTGTGAGGGGCGGCGGGCGAAGCTGGAGGCTCTGATGAAGAAGCTGGAAGTGGAACAGGCGGTCCTGAAGTTCCGCGAGACGCCCGCCTCCGCCAG CTTCAAGTCCgtggagaagaaaatgaaggacatgctgagagaagaggaagacagacTGCGGCTAGCCTACGCCAGCACGACCAAGAGCCAGAAACTGCTGCTGACCATCCAGACAGGCATCGACAACCTCTTCATCCGGCTGATTGGCATTGCCCTGCCCACAGCCCAG AAAGAAGTGGCGCTCTCCGACAGCCTCGACATGTTCGGCAAGCTGGCGTACTGCGAAGCAAAGCTGCTGCACCTGGCCAACAGAGTGCAGACGCTGTCCATCACCGAGGAG GTAGACACAAAGGTGAGGGATACCCTAGAGACCTCGACTCTGAAGGAGAAGCACAACACCAGGGTCAGCTTTGAGGACCTGGAGGACGATATGATAG AAACCTTCCAGTTCGCGGACGTGGACCACAGCTACGTGCCCTCGCGCGCCGAGATCAAGCGGCAGGCCCAGCGGCTGCTGGAGGGCCGGCTCAGGGCGGCcaagaagaggaggaagtag
- the LCN15 gene encoding lipocalin-15 isoform X1: MRPVQFSGLWYVVSMVSDCKVFLGKKDHLLMSTRTIEAMAGGNLSVHMQFPRADGCHLLDAEYLRVGSEGHFRVPALGYLDVRVADTDYSSFAVVYIYKELEGALSTMVQLYSRTQEASPQAVKTFRDFYPTVGLEDDMMVMLPKSDACSSGDKEAP; encoded by the exons ATGCGACCTGTCCAG TTCTCAGGCCTCTGGTACGTGGTCTCCATGGTCTCCGACTGCAAGGTCTTCCTGGGCAAGAAGGACCACCTGCTGATGTCCACTAGGACCATCGAGGCCATGGCGGGGGGCAACCTCAGTGTCCACATGCAGTTCCCTCG GGCTGACGGCTGTCACCTGCTGGACGCCGAGTACCTGAGGGTCGGCTCCGAGGGCCACTTCAGAGTCCCAG cccTGGGCTACCTGGACGTGCGCGTCGCGGACACGGACTACAGCTCGTTTGCCGTGGTCTACATCTACAAGGAGCTGGAGGGAGCCCTCAGCACCATGGTGCAGCTCTACA GCCGGACCCAGGAAGCAAGTCCCCAAGCTGTGAAGACCTTCCGGGACTTCTACCCCACGGTGGGGCTCGAGGACGACATGATGGTCATGCTGCCCAAGTCAG ATGCGTGCTCCTCTGGGGACAAGGAAGCTCCCTGA
- the LCN15 gene encoding lipocalin-15 isoform X2, giving the protein MVSDCKVFLGKKDHLLMSTRTIEAMAGGNLSVHMQFPRADGCHLLDAEYLRVGSEGHFRVPALGYLDVRVADTDYSSFAVVYIYKELEGALSTMVQLYSRTQEASPQAVKTFRDFYPTVGLEDDMMVMLPKSDACSSGDKEAP; this is encoded by the exons ATGGTCTCCGACTGCAAGGTCTTCCTGGGCAAGAAGGACCACCTGCTGATGTCCACTAGGACCATCGAGGCCATGGCGGGGGGCAACCTCAGTGTCCACATGCAGTTCCCTCG GGCTGACGGCTGTCACCTGCTGGACGCCGAGTACCTGAGGGTCGGCTCCGAGGGCCACTTCAGAGTCCCAG cccTGGGCTACCTGGACGTGCGCGTCGCGGACACGGACTACAGCTCGTTTGCCGTGGTCTACATCTACAAGGAGCTGGAGGGAGCCCTCAGCACCATGGTGCAGCTCTACA GCCGGACCCAGGAAGCAAGTCCCCAAGCTGTGAAGACCTTCCGGGACTTCTACCCCACGGTGGGGCTCGAGGACGACATGATGGTCATGCTGCCCAAGTCAG ATGCGTGCTCCTCTGGGGACAAGGAAGCTCCCTGA